One Epinephelus moara isolate mb chromosome 20, YSFRI_EMoa_1.0, whole genome shotgun sequence genomic window carries:
- the deaf1 gene encoding deformed epidermal autoregulatory factor 1 homolog isoform X1, with amino-acid sequence MDEADSATKALGLVEPPIGIPPVEEVGSDTESEAEVTTMAVMAEPGNIDMEAESLPNPDEAEAAFAEVTAVTVADVQAAEDNVFTTTVATSGSLPEHVLSGRTTLQLGDGLSTQKATLIVVHTDGSIVEATGLKSAAAMASGPQTPPTPLTPPQDKDSCSKYNWDPSVYNNELPVRCRNTSGVLYKSRLGSGGKGRCIRHNQQWFTPTEFEGLAGRASSKDWKRSIRYAGRPLLCLIQERILNPHAASCTCAACCDDLSGCPKDGDALVAENISMTGPVRLFVPYKRRKKDNDPPVTSPKKELPATKNITLTPGTTFTVSPSGQFTSGTLTFDRTPTGDATAAAAAAAIISEGSAQSEVFASTAVLTALPALAVTPQPVQAKMAVAVTASSPSAGLVSGLEVGPVGGAGPAVSEGQKNTWLYLEEMANTLLSNVQQLKALIEQAKNSAGDSAGVKGQGGRKECGLTQSFQNQITFQQPDDSEAKRSSDITEIIINQMCVNCGRVAMSECTGCHKVNYCSTFCQRKDWKEHQHTCCQSAGGVAVQEEEPITAMDMDKVK; translated from the exons ATGGACGAAGCGGACTCGGCCACGAAGGCGCTCGGGCTGGTTGAACCGCCCATCGGCATACCGCCGGTGGAGGAAGTGGGCTCGGATACCGAGTCGGAGGCCGAAGTCACCACGATGGCCGTGATGGCGGAACCGGGAAACATCGACATGGAAGCCGAGTCCCTGCCGAACCCAGACGAGGCCGAGGCGGCATTCGCAG aggtgacggctgtgacggtgGCGGACGTTCAAGCTGCAGAGGACAATGTTTTCACCACGACGGTTGCCACGTCAGGAAGTCTCCCTGAACATGTGCTG agcGGGAGGACAACCCTCCAGCTGGGCGATGGTCTCAGTACCCAGAAGGCCACCCTGATCGTGGTTCACACTGATGGCAGCATCGTGGAGGCCACTGGTCTCAAGTCTGCTGCCGCAATGGCATCag GCCCACAAACCCCACCCACCCCGCTGACTCCACCCCAAGACAAAGACTCCTGCTCCAAGTACAACTGGGACCCTTCAGTCTACAACAACGAGCTGCCGGTCCGCTGCAGGAACACCAGCGGAGTCCTCTACAAGAGCCGACTGGGATCAG ggGGTAAAGGTCGCTGCATCAGACACAACCAGCAGTGGTTCACTCCCACTGAGTTTGAAGGTCTGGCAGGAAGAGCGAGCAGCAAAGACTGGAAGAGGAGCATCAGATACGCCGGCAGACCTCTGCTCTGCCTCATACAG gagcgTATCCTGAACCCCCACGCTGCTTCCTGTACCTGTGCAGCCTGCTGTGATGACCTGTCAGGG TGTCCAAAGGATGGAGACGCTTTGGTAGCAGAAAACATCAGTAtg ACCGGTCCGGTCCGCCTCTTCGTCCCGTACAAGAGACGGAAGAAGGACAACGACCCTCCGGTCACCTCCCCGAAAAAGGAACTTCCAGCCACCAAAAACATCACACTGACCCCGGGGACCACAT TCACGGTGTCCCCGTCAGGACAGTTCACCTCCGgcaccttgacctttgaccgcaCGCCAACAGGCGACGCCACCGcggccgccgctgctgctgccatcatctCAGAAGGTTCAGCGCAGAGTGAGGTGTTTGCCAGCACAGCAG TGCTGACGGCGTTGCCGGCGCTGGCCGTGACCCCTCAGCCAGTTCAGGCCAAGATGGCGGTGGCAGTCACGGCCTCGTCTCCGTCAGCAGGGCTGGTTAGCGGGCTGGAGGTGGGGCCTGTAGGGGGGGCGGGGCCGGCGGTCAGCGAGGGGCAGAAGAACACCTGGCTGTACCTGGAGGAGATGGCCAACACGCTGCTGAGCAACGTCCAGCAGCTGAAGGCTCTGATCGAACAGGCGAAAAACTCTGCAGGGGACTCagcaggggtcaaaggtcagggtggCAGGAAGGag TGTGGTCTCACACAGTCGTTTCAGAACCAGATCACGTTTCAGCAGCCGGACGACTCGGAGGCTAAGAGGAGCTCTGACATCACCGAGATCATCATCAAC CAAATGTGTGTGAACTGTGGCCGTGTGGCGATGAGTGAGTGTACAGGCTGTCACAAGGTCAACTACTGCTCCACCTTCTGTCAGAGAAAG gACTGGAAGGAACATCAGCACACCTGCTGTCAATCAGCAGGGGGCGTGGCTGTTCAGGAGGAAGAGCCAATCACAGCCATGGACATGGACAAAGTGAAATGA
- the deaf1 gene encoding deformed epidermal autoregulatory factor 1 homolog isoform X2 has protein sequence MASGPQTPPTPLTPPQDKDSCSKYNWDPSVYNNELPVRCRNTSGVLYKSRLGSGGKGRCIRHNQQWFTPTEFEGLAGRASSKDWKRSIRYAGRPLLCLIQERILNPHAASCTCAACCDDLSGCPKDGDALVAENISMTGPVRLFVPYKRRKKDNDPPVTSPKKELPATKNITLTPGTTFTVSPSGQFTSGTLTFDRTPTGDATAAAAAAAIISEGSAQSEVFASTAVLTALPALAVTPQPVQAKMAVAVTASSPSAGLVSGLEVGPVGGAGPAVSEGQKNTWLYLEEMANTLLSNVQQLKALIEQAKNSAGDSAGVKGQGGRKECGLTQSFQNQITFQQPDDSEAKRSSDITEIIINQMCVNCGRVAMSECTGCHKVNYCSTFCQRKDWKEHQHTCCQSAGGVAVQEEEPITAMDMDKVK, from the exons ATGGCATCag GCCCACAAACCCCACCCACCCCGCTGACTCCACCCCAAGACAAAGACTCCTGCTCCAAGTACAACTGGGACCCTTCAGTCTACAACAACGAGCTGCCGGTCCGCTGCAGGAACACCAGCGGAGTCCTCTACAAGAGCCGACTGGGATCAG ggGGTAAAGGTCGCTGCATCAGACACAACCAGCAGTGGTTCACTCCCACTGAGTTTGAAGGTCTGGCAGGAAGAGCGAGCAGCAAAGACTGGAAGAGGAGCATCAGATACGCCGGCAGACCTCTGCTCTGCCTCATACAG gagcgTATCCTGAACCCCCACGCTGCTTCCTGTACCTGTGCAGCCTGCTGTGATGACCTGTCAGGG TGTCCAAAGGATGGAGACGCTTTGGTAGCAGAAAACATCAGTAtg ACCGGTCCGGTCCGCCTCTTCGTCCCGTACAAGAGACGGAAGAAGGACAACGACCCTCCGGTCACCTCCCCGAAAAAGGAACTTCCAGCCACCAAAAACATCACACTGACCCCGGGGACCACAT TCACGGTGTCCCCGTCAGGACAGTTCACCTCCGgcaccttgacctttgaccgcaCGCCAACAGGCGACGCCACCGcggccgccgctgctgctgccatcatctCAGAAGGTTCAGCGCAGAGTGAGGTGTTTGCCAGCACAGCAG TGCTGACGGCGTTGCCGGCGCTGGCCGTGACCCCTCAGCCAGTTCAGGCCAAGATGGCGGTGGCAGTCACGGCCTCGTCTCCGTCAGCAGGGCTGGTTAGCGGGCTGGAGGTGGGGCCTGTAGGGGGGGCGGGGCCGGCGGTCAGCGAGGGGCAGAAGAACACCTGGCTGTACCTGGAGGAGATGGCCAACACGCTGCTGAGCAACGTCCAGCAGCTGAAGGCTCTGATCGAACAGGCGAAAAACTCTGCAGGGGACTCagcaggggtcaaaggtcagggtggCAGGAAGGag TGTGGTCTCACACAGTCGTTTCAGAACCAGATCACGTTTCAGCAGCCGGACGACTCGGAGGCTAAGAGGAGCTCTGACATCACCGAGATCATCATCAAC CAAATGTGTGTGAACTGTGGCCGTGTGGCGATGAGTGAGTGTACAGGCTGTCACAAGGTCAACTACTGCTCCACCTTCTGTCAGAGAAAG gACTGGAAGGAACATCAGCACACCTGCTGTCAATCAGCAGGGGGCGTGGCTGTTCAGGAGGAAGAGCCAATCACAGCCATGGACATGGACAAAGTGAAATGA